In Xenorhabdus ishibashii, the following are encoded in one genomic region:
- a CDS encoding glycine zipper 2TM domain-containing protein, whose translation MLKRFLVGAVIVTTLSGCADMGALSSDTYSVGQAKQAQTVTYGTILSVRPVTIKGKQTGDPNMLGLIGGAVLGGLLGNTVGDGSGQRLATAAGAIAGGLAGQKIEGALDQTKGVELEIRTDSGKNIIIVQKLDSIVFSRGQRVRIANSGDSLTVSPL comes from the coding sequence ATGTTAAAACGTTTCCTGGTTGGCGCAGTTATAGTAACCACGTTGTCTGGCTGTGCAGACATGGGAGCACTTTCTAGTGATACTTACTCTGTTGGTCAAGCCAAACAAGCTCAAACTGTGACCTATGGCACTATTCTATCTGTACGCCCCGTCACAATTAAAGGCAAACAAACTGGTGATCCTAATATGTTAGGTCTCATTGGTGGTGCTGTTCTGGGTGGACTGCTAGGTAATACAGTTGGAGATGGTTCTGGTCAAAGGCTTGCCACCGCTGCGGGGGCTATTGCTGGTGGTCTGGCGGGTCAAAAAATCGAAGGTGCTTTAGACCAAACGAAAGGTGTTGAGCTAGAAATTCGTACGGACAGCGGAAAAAACATCATCATAGTACAAAAATTAGATAGCATCGTGTTCAGCAGAGGGCAACGTGTCAGGATCGCAAATAGCGGAGATTCTTTGACTGTATCGCCTCTCTAA
- the tyrS gene encoding tyrosine--tRNA ligase has translation MSSNNLIKQLQERGLVAQVTDEEALAERLAQGPVSLYCGFDPTADSLHLGHLVPLLCLKRFQLAGHKPIALVGGATGLIGDPSFKATERKLNTEKTVEEWVEKIRNQVSPFLSFDGENGAELANNYDWFGQMDVLAFLRDIGKHFSVNQMINKEAVKQRLNRDDVGISYTEFSYNLLQSYDFANLNRKYGVELQIGGSDQWGNITSGIDLTRRLNQKQVFGMTVPLITKSDGTKFGKTEGGAVWLDPKKTSPYKFYQFWINTADADVYRFLKFFTFMSIEEINALEEEDKNSGKAPRAQYVLAEQVTGLVHGEKGLAAAKRITESLFSGAIADLTEEDFAQLAQDGMPAIELEKGTDLQQALVTAEFVPSRGQARTMISSNAVSINGEKQSEPMYIFTDGDCLFGRYSLLRRGKKHYCLINWK, from the coding sequence ATGTCTAGCAATAACCTGATTAAACAACTGCAAGAGCGGGGCCTTGTTGCCCAGGTAACGGATGAAGAGGCGTTAGCTGAGAGACTGGCGCAAGGTCCGGTTTCTCTCTATTGTGGCTTCGATCCTACCGCTGACAGCTTGCATTTGGGCCATCTGGTTCCCTTGCTGTGTTTAAAACGATTCCAACTTGCTGGGCACAAACCTATTGCGTTGGTTGGTGGGGCGACAGGTTTGATTGGTGATCCAAGCTTTAAAGCAACTGAACGCAAATTGAACACAGAAAAAACGGTCGAAGAGTGGGTTGAGAAAATTCGTAACCAGGTTTCCCCGTTCCTTAGTTTTGATGGTGAAAATGGTGCCGAGTTAGCCAATAACTATGATTGGTTTGGTCAGATGGATGTACTGGCTTTCCTGCGTGATATTGGTAAGCACTTTTCCGTCAACCAGATGATCAACAAAGAAGCGGTAAAACAACGCCTTAACCGTGATGATGTTGGTATTTCGTACACTGAGTTTTCTTATAACCTATTGCAGTCTTATGACTTTGCAAATTTAAATAGAAAATATGGTGTTGAATTACAGATTGGTGGTTCAGATCAATGGGGTAATATTACTTCAGGTATCGATTTGACTCGTCGCTTAAACCAGAAACAAGTGTTTGGCATGACCGTACCACTGATCACAAAATCAGACGGAACTAAATTTGGTAAAACGGAAGGTGGTGCAGTTTGGTTGGATCCGAAGAAAACGAGTCCATACAAATTTTACCAATTCTGGATTAACACAGCAGATGCAGATGTTTACCGTTTCCTGAAATTCTTTACTTTCATGAGTATTGAAGAAATTAATGCGCTGGAAGAAGAAGATAAGAACAGCGGTAAAGCTCCACGTGCTCAATATGTATTGGCAGAACAAGTTACTGGCCTGGTACATGGCGAAAAAGGTCTTGCGGCGGCGAAGCGTATTACTGAGAGTTTATTCTCAGGCGCTATTGCTGATTTGACCGAAGAAGATTTCGCTCAATTAGCACAAGATGGAATGCCGGCAATTGAACTTGAAAAAGGTACTGATCTACAACAAGCATTGGTCACAGCCGAATTTGTTCCTTCCCGTGGGCAGGCGCGTACCATGATCAGTTCTAATGCGGTTTCCATCAATGGTGAAAAACAGTCAGAACCTATGTATATATTTACGGATGGTGATTGTTTATTTGGGCGTTATAGTTTACTACGCCGTGGTAAAAAACATTATTGCCTTATCAATTGGAAGTAA
- the pdxH gene encoding pyridoxamine 5'-phosphate oxidase yields the protein MSENNEADIAELRREYIRGGLRRKDLTEEPIELFELWLKQACEAKLTDPTAMCIATVDENGQPYQRIVLLKHFDANNLIFYTNLGSRKAKHLAQNNRISLHFPWHQLERQVSFLGRAERLSPVEVVKYFHSRPKDSQIAAWASQQSSKISARSILEGKFLELKQKFQNGEVPLPSFWGGFKVKFDSVEFWQGGAYRLHDRFLYQREGDKWNVDRLAP from the coding sequence ATGTCAGAAAATAATGAAGCAGATATCGCAGAACTGCGTCGTGAATATATACGTGGTGGATTAAGGCGAAAAGATCTTACTGAAGAACCGATTGAACTTTTTGAACTTTGGTTAAAGCAGGCTTGTGAAGCGAAGCTCACCGATCCAACGGCAATGTGTATTGCCACAGTAGATGAGAATGGGCAACCTTATCAACGCATTGTTCTATTAAAACATTTTGATGCTAATAACCTGATATTCTACACCAATCTTGGCAGTCGTAAGGCAAAACATCTGGCTCAGAATAACCGGATCAGTCTCCACTTTCCTTGGCATCAATTGGAACGACAGGTCAGTTTTCTTGGCAGAGCTGAGCGTTTATCTCCGGTTGAGGTTGTAAAATATTTTCATAGCCGTCCCAAGGATAGCCAAATCGCAGCTTGGGCTTCCCAGCAATCCTCAAAGATTTCAGCCAGAAGCATTTTAGAAGGGAAATTTTTGGAGTTGAAACAGAAGTTTCAAAATGGTGAAGTACCTCTTCCTAGTTTTTGGGGCGGGTTCAAGGTCAAATTTGACTCAGTTGAATTCTGGCAGGGCGGTGCCTATCGTCTTCATGATCGTTTCCTGTATCAGCGTGAAGGTGATAAGTGGAATGTTGACCGTTTGGCGCCTTAA
- the anmK gene encoding anhydro-N-acetylmuramic acid kinase: MKSGRYIGVMSGTSMDGVDVILAEISDKIVIQQVSYSHPFPQDLKQKLLSICQGQQTTLSMVGRFDYELGTLFAQAVQGLLNKAGLTTNDIIAIGCHGQTVWHEPDGEKPFTMQIGDNNRVAALTNITTVGDFRRRDMAYGGQGAPLVPAFHMAVLGHPTEKRIILNIGGIANISALLPNSAVKGYDTGPGNMLMDAWTWRHKQLPYDKDALWASEGNVNQSLLQKMLSDPYFARTAPKSTGREYFNMAWLEKQLADFPDVAPVDVQTTLAELTAVSIAQQVMLSGGCERLLVCGGGARNPLVMNRLSALLPGTEVTTTDKYGLSGDDMEALAFAWLAFRTMSGLSGNLPSVTGADRETILGAIYPVVR; this comes from the coding sequence ATGAAATCAGGACGTTATATTGGTGTGATGTCTGGCACCAGCATGGATGGGGTTGATGTTATTTTGGCGGAGATTAGTGATAAAATTGTTATTCAACAAGTGAGTTATAGCCATCCTTTTCCGCAAGATCTTAAACAAAAATTACTTTCCATTTGTCAAGGGCAGCAAACAACATTATCCATGGTTGGAAGATTTGACTATGAGCTTGGCACTCTCTTTGCTCAGGCTGTTCAAGGGTTGTTGAATAAAGCAGGGTTGACTACAAATGATATTATAGCAATCGGATGTCATGGGCAGACCGTATGGCATGAGCCGGACGGTGAAAAACCTTTTACCATGCAAATTGGTGACAATAACCGTGTAGCAGCACTTACCAATATTACAACGGTCGGTGATTTCAGACGGCGTGACATGGCTTATGGTGGTCAGGGAGCGCCTTTGGTTCCAGCATTCCATATGGCTGTGTTGGGGCATCCGACAGAAAAACGTATTATTTTAAACATTGGTGGAATAGCAAATATTTCAGCACTTCTGCCTAACTCAGCCGTTAAGGGATATGATACCGGACCGGGCAATATGTTGATGGATGCCTGGACATGGCGGCATAAACAGTTACCTTACGACAAAGATGCACTGTGGGCCAGTGAAGGTAATGTTAATCAATCTTTGCTCCAAAAAATGCTTTCTGATCCCTATTTCGCACGTACTGCACCAAAGAGTACAGGGCGTGAATATTTTAATATGGCATGGTTGGAGAAACAGTTGGCTGATTTCCCTGATGTTGCCCCCGTGGATGTTCAAACCACATTGGCTGAACTAACGGCTGTAAGCATTGCCCAGCAAGTTATGTTGAGTGGTGGATGTGAGCGTCTTCTGGTATGTGGCGGCGGGGCGCGTAATCCTCTCGTGATGAACCGCTTATCGGCTTTGTTACCAGGTACTGAAGTGACTACGACAGACAAATATGGTTTGAGTGGTGATGATATGGAAGCACTGGCATTTGCCTGGTTGGCATTCCGAACGATGTCTGGGTTATCTGGTAATTTGCCATCAGTCACAGGTGCGGATCGAGAAACGATTTTAGGTGCAATTTATCCGGTTGTCAGATAA